A genomic stretch from Sulfurimonas sediminis includes:
- the gatC gene encoding Asp-tRNA(Asn)/Glu-tRNA(Gln) amidotransferase subunit GatC, translating into MQVDDTLLTRLEKLSYLHVSDDKREEIISQLSEIVSFVENLSELDTSEVDSTFAMDDRATPLREDIPQCDITISQEILKHAPKSADDFFIVPKIIE; encoded by the coding sequence ATGCAAGTAGATGACACACTATTAACACGACTGGAAAAACTTTCCTATTTACATGTAAGCGATGATAAACGTGAAGAAATTATATCGCAACTCTCAGAAATAGTAAGTTTTGTAGAGAATTTAAGTGAGTTGGATACAAGTGAAGTGGACAGTACTTTTGCTATGGATGACAGAGCAACACCTTTACGCGAAGACATTCCCCAGTGTGATATTACCATCAGCCAGGAAATTTTAAAGCACGCTCCAAAAAGTGCAGATGATTTTTTCATCGTTCCTAAAATTATTGAGTAG
- a CDS encoding type IV pilus twitching motility protein PilT, which produces MNEEAKTESSTQRLDIKKLLKSVLAFKSSDLHLVVGSEPQIRIDKELRALNLPVLTANDIEEMAYSLIEDKQKKVFEERNELDFSFELKDVGRFRANFYRTIHGIACAFRMIPIDIPTLDEYGNPPIFKELVKKEKGLILVTGPTGSGKSTTLASMLHEINMTERRHIITIEDPVEFVHKNIKSLFSQRDVGNSTESFATALKYSLRQDPDIILIGEMRDAETIGAALTAAETGHLVFGTLHTNSAPGTINRIIDVFDGEEQAQIRAQLSSSLVAVIAQTLIPRIGGGKVATQEILITNPAIQNQIREDKVHQIYSQMQLNQQETHMTTQTQQLIELLQKNIISKENAIKNSNRPEELMKMIGSL; this is translated from the coding sequence ATGAATGAAGAAGCAAAAACAGAGAGTTCTACGCAACGCTTAGATATCAAAAAGCTGTTAAAAAGTGTCTTGGCATTTAAATCTTCGGATTTACACCTTGTTGTGGGCAGTGAACCGCAAATCAGAATAGACAAAGAGTTACGCGCTTTAAATCTTCCTGTGCTTACCGCCAATGATATTGAAGAGATGGCCTATTCTCTCATTGAAGACAAACAAAAGAAAGTTTTTGAAGAGCGCAATGAACTGGATTTCTCATTTGAACTCAAAGATGTTGGTCGTTTTCGTGCAAACTTTTACAGAACCATTCATGGAATTGCCTGTGCATTTCGTATGATTCCTATAGACATTCCAACACTTGATGAATATGGAAATCCACCTATTTTCAAAGAACTGGTAAAAAAAGAAAAAGGACTTATTTTGGTAACCGGTCCGACAGGTTCAGGTAAATCAACAACACTTGCTTCCATGTTACATGAGATAAATATGACAGAACGCCGTCATATTATCACCATTGAAGACCCTGTGGAATTCGTTCATAAAAACATCAAATCTCTTTTTTCCCAACGCGATGTTGGAAACAGTACAGAATCATTTGCCACAGCACTCAAATATTCACTAAGACAAGACCCTGATATCATCCTTATCGGGGAGATGCGTGATGCTGAAACCATCGGAGCAGCACTTACAGCAGCCGAAACCGGTCACCTGGTTTTTGGAACCCTGCACACAAACTCGGCTCCCGGAACAATTAACCGTATCATTGATGTATTTGACGGGGAAGAACAGGCCCAAATTCGGGCACAACTCTCCTCTTCTTTGGTAGCGGTTATTGCACAGACACTTATTCCAAGAATAGGCGGCGGTAAAGTGGCCACACAAGAGATACTTATTACAAATCCGGCAATCCAAAATCAAATACGAGAGGACAAAGTGCACCAGATTTATTCTCAAATGCAGTTAAACCAGCAAGAGACGCATATGACAACACAGACACAACAGCTCATAGAACTGCTTCAAAAAAATATTATCTCAAAAGAAAATGCCATTAAAAACTCCAACAGACCCGAAGAGTTAATGAAGATGATAGGTTCCCTTTAA
- a CDS encoding tyrosine-type recombinase/integrase, translating into MSNELEAFLEYITVTRALSKKSVEAYKSDLCAIEEKLSKPLIFLDTQKLMTLLSSYENKRTLNRKLSSVNAFFEFCYRQQFSSEKTKLKFAKIPKLLPKFLSYEDILHGLDLIDRSNWIGLRDYALILFLYASGTRISECLELELGDIEGGWLHVRHAKGEKERIVPLAKVAKGAIDAYLLTCNMQKEYVWCNYQGGKLSRISAYKITQKYLGVSPHVLRHSYATSLIRGGADLRVVQELLGHASLLTTQIYTHIQKQDLKDTVEVCHPMAKESL; encoded by the coding sequence ATGTCAAACGAACTGGAAGCTTTTTTAGAGTATATTACTGTAACAAGGGCTTTGAGTAAAAAGAGTGTGGAGGCATACAAAAGTGACTTGTGTGCCATTGAAGAAAAACTCTCAAAACCGTTGATTTTTCTTGACACACAAAAACTTATGACGCTTTTGTCTTCGTATGAAAACAAACGCACACTCAACAGAAAACTCTCCTCCGTCAATGCTTTTTTTGAATTTTGCTACAGGCAGCAGTTCAGCAGTGAAAAAACAAAACTGAAATTTGCAAAAATTCCAAAACTTCTTCCGAAATTTTTATCTTATGAAGATATATTACACGGTCTGGACCTGATAGACAGAAGCAACTGGATAGGCTTGCGAGACTATGCCCTTATACTGTTTTTATATGCAAGCGGCACGCGTATCAGCGAATGTCTGGAACTGGAACTCGGCGATATAGAAGGCGGATGGTTACATGTAAGGCATGCAAAAGGAGAAAAAGAGCGAATTGTTCCTTTGGCAAAAGTTGCAAAAGGGGCAATAGATGCCTATCTGCTTACATGTAACATGCAAAAAGAGTATGTCTGGTGTAATTACCAGGGAGGAAAACTCAGTCGGATTTCCGCGTATAAAATAACACAAAAATACCTTGGAGTCTCCCCTCATGTACTGCGTCACTCTTATGCAACTTCACTGATTCGGGGCGGAGCCGATTTACGGGTAGTACAGGAACTTTTAGGACATGCTTCACTGCTGACAACACAAATATACACCCATATTCAAAAACAGGATTTAAAAGATACTGTAGAAGTATGTCATCCTATGGCAAAGGAGTCACTGTGA
- a CDS encoding sulfite exporter TauE/SafE family protein, producing MDTVNLLTIVTIAFLGSFGHCIGMCGGIVLAYSTIKIEPASSKVSKTVAHLLYNFGRVLTYTILGALFGAIGGVATFSNTANGTLLIIAGTAMILAGLSLMGKIKFLTVIEHSISSSSFYKKSFQKILHSKSNTSFFILGMLNGLLPCGFVYFFAITAASTASPLYGALVMFIFGISTIPAMFSLGFLSSLASATSFRNMMMSLSSVAVILYGIFTIYNGYDYLTNPLRTLLQCH from the coding sequence GTGGATACGGTAAATTTACTAACAATTGTCACTATTGCTTTTTTAGGCTCTTTTGGGCACTGTATCGGTATGTGCGGGGGTATCGTCCTTGCCTATTCAACGATTAAAATTGAACCTGCAAGCTCCAAGGTCTCCAAAACAGTTGCCCATTTGCTGTATAACTTTGGACGTGTACTGACTTATACAATTTTAGGAGCACTCTTTGGTGCAATCGGCGGGGTGGCAACGTTTAGCAATACTGCAAACGGTACACTGCTCATCATCGCAGGAACTGCCATGATTTTGGCAGGTTTGTCTTTAATGGGAAAAATAAAATTTTTGACAGTGATAGAACACTCCATCTCTTCATCAAGTTTTTACAAAAAATCTTTTCAAAAAATTTTGCATTCAAAATCAAACACAAGTTTTTTTATTTTGGGAATGCTCAACGGTCTGCTTCCATGCGGTTTTGTCTACTTTTTTGCCATCACGGCTGCAAGTACGGCAAGTCCGCTTTACGGCGCTTTGGTAATGTTTATCTTTGGTATTAGCACCATCCCTGCAATGTTTTCTTTAGGATTTTTATCTTCACTGGCATCTGCAACAAGTTTTAGAAATATGATGATGAGCCTCTCTTCTGTGGCTGTGATTTTATATGGAATATTTACGATTTACAATGGGTATGACTACTTGACAAATCCTCTCAGAACACTGTTGCAGTGTCATTAA
- a CDS encoding arsenate reductase family protein yields the protein MIKVYGIKNCDSVKKALSFFKKHDLAYELFDFKTQKLPCEKIDYWVSKVGIKPLFNTRSTTYRNLKLKELNLDAQQQQEWLCTENLLIKRPVVEYNDDVLVGFNEEQYQRSFL from the coding sequence ATGATAAAAGTTTATGGCATTAAGAACTGTGACAGCGTCAAAAAGGCACTCTCTTTTTTTAAAAAGCATGATCTTGCATATGAGCTTTTTGACTTTAAAACACAAAAACTTCCATGTGAGAAAATAGACTACTGGGTATCAAAAGTCGGCATCAAACCCCTCTTTAATACCAGAAGTACAACATACAGAAATCTCAAACTCAAAGAACTGAACCTGGATGCGCAACAGCAACAAGAGTGGCTCTGCACAGAAAACCTGCTGATTAAGCGTCCTGTCGTAGAGTACAACGATGATGTTCTTGTCGGTTTCAATGAAGAACAATACCAAAGGAGTTTTTTATGA
- a CDS encoding HD domain-containing protein: MNTTNNKIFSYAFLDSLFFTQNKWHQHGVLVHTLRVTYYALKAGDFKFFAAALLHDIGKPFVAYKKDAEDYEFHEWSFTDHEEKSYQIIKNWPFISEYTKKIVRYHYLIRDIKKSKKEDLPRYAQKKEIWDALDEDLQEDLQRFLHYDDLGKGKKRRD, encoded by the coding sequence GTGAATACAACAAACAACAAAATATTTTCCTATGCTTTTTTGGATTCACTCTTCTTTACACAGAACAAATGGCATCAGCACGGTGTTTTGGTTCATACTCTGCGTGTGACATATTATGCGCTTAAAGCGGGAGATTTCAAGTTTTTTGCTGCAGCACTTTTGCATGATATCGGAAAGCCTTTTGTCGCTTATAAGAAAGATGCGGAAGATTATGAGTTTCATGAGTGGAGTTTTACGGACCATGAAGAGAAAAGTTATCAGATTATAAAAAACTGGCCTTTTATCAGCGAATACACGAAAAAAATTGTACGGTATCATTACCTTATCCGGGATATTAAAAAGTCAAAAAAAGAAGACCTCCCGAGATATGCCCAAAAAAAAGAAATCTGGGATGCTTTGGACGAGGATTTGCAAGAGGATTTACAAAGGTTTTTGCACTATGATGATCTGGGAAAAGGTAAAAAAAGAAGAGATTAA
- a CDS encoding efflux RND transporter permease subunit — MFKKILRFFLENYKINYTLFFLLFALGIYSYSKIPKEISPVIEPNSIAIRGSYSGTSVDTLNNMVVIPIENEVKNIIGVQNVNAIVSPGKFSIVLELEKNADKTKVIASTQDALALVRVNLPADMITPTIRSVAHSRSIMHLSIISSKVSRAKLKTLAKEIKVKITSMKDISDVTIFGNSKLYYEVLIDEKKVDAYGLSLDNIVKVFSELSYIYPLGKISNAQEQFFITTKNLPHFSSNIENTIITIDNQQIILKEIAKVTKKYEDASTLASVNAQNSITLAISQNPKGDAISIANEIKNFIAKQTIKDVAFNIKMDKTVLIKDRLNTVVSNILLGILLITLLTSVLINFRIALVIALGIPTSFIIGTIYFYLTGYSININSLVGVLIAIGIIVDDAIVVSENIQQYIEKGYSAKKAALLGTKEVAKPVTIASVTTIFSFIPLLMLSGKLGEIVALIPIAFSALVIASLLESFIFLPIHASHILGTKSKTLSWHKAQKIYQKILHTVFAYQKTFLTLFMIFIPLLLLYFVQHSRFQLFQSFDSATINITFKANTNTTLEDSLKIVQTIEKDILDKQNLFFVKDISSTAGYRRTATGVAEMYPYVGYVSLELYKTKQQNFVEKYITPYLSFYYDSKGRIREYASKDIAKKLRLFLKEKKYKEHFKLYDLAVVEKSMGHTKADIRIGVISHNHKRAIQAVQAIEYAFSQINGIKYFGDNVNLGRDEITLAINNYGKQLGITQKYLGEYVSNLYLSKKVGTLFDGNELLDIKIKSVNYEDTLQNFKNLEIPLKDKSIVLLKDICTFTKVASLERLIKENGETTFYIFANVDASVVTASEALDQLTPILQEIQKKYKIKLKFKGEREQKRVMQTEMIFASLLAIILIFIAILYLFNSFKETLIIMSVIPFSLLGVYLGHFFMHLNISLPSLIGALGLAGVIVNDGIIMMDTIRKAKSENEIFVLASRRLRPIIITSLTTIVGLSSLMFFATAETAVFQPLAVSMGFGLLWGTILNLIYLPTLYLFSSGKRLLA; from the coding sequence ATGTTTAAAAAGATACTCAGATTTTTTTTAGAAAACTATAAAATAAACTACACTTTATTTTTTCTACTCTTTGCTCTTGGTATCTACTCCTATTCAAAAATTCCAAAAGAAATTTCTCCTGTTATCGAACCAAATTCTATTGCTATTAGAGGAAGTTACAGCGGAACTTCTGTCGATACACTCAATAATATGGTAGTAATTCCAATAGAAAACGAAGTAAAAAACATCATTGGTGTGCAAAATGTCAATGCAATCGTTTCTCCCGGAAAATTCAGCATTGTCTTAGAACTTGAAAAAAATGCAGATAAGACAAAAGTTATTGCCAGTACACAAGATGCCTTAGCTCTCGTCAGAGTCAATCTTCCTGCCGATATGATTACGCCCACTATTCGCAGTGTTGCACACTCTAGAAGCATAATGCACCTCTCTATAATATCTTCTAAGGTTTCTCGTGCAAAACTAAAAACATTGGCGAAGGAGATAAAAGTAAAAATCACTTCCATGAAAGATATTTCGGATGTTACCATTTTCGGTAACTCTAAGCTTTATTATGAAGTTTTAATTGATGAGAAAAAAGTCGATGCCTATGGACTTTCCCTTGATAATATTGTCAAAGTTTTTTCTGAACTCTCTTACATCTATCCTTTGGGCAAAATAAGCAATGCACAAGAACAATTCTTTATTACAACAAAAAACCTGCCACATTTCTCTTCAAACATAGAAAATACAATTATTACTATCGACAATCAACAAATTATACTCAAAGAGATAGCAAAAGTCACTAAAAAATATGAAGATGCCTCTACATTAGCAAGCGTAAATGCACAAAACTCCATTACGCTTGCCATATCACAAAACCCTAAAGGAGATGCTATCAGTATTGCAAATGAGATTAAAAATTTCATAGCAAAACAAACCATCAAAGATGTTGCTTTTAACATTAAAATGGATAAAACCGTGCTTATAAAAGACAGACTTAACACTGTTGTATCGAATATTTTACTGGGAATTTTATTAATTACTCTTTTAACCAGCGTTCTTATTAACTTCCGTATTGCCCTGGTTATAGCATTAGGAATTCCAACATCTTTTATCATAGGTACTATCTATTTTTATCTCACTGGTTACAGCATAAACATAAACTCACTCGTCGGTGTTTTGATTGCTATAGGCATTATAGTTGATGATGCTATTGTCGTGAGCGAAAATATCCAGCAATACATTGAAAAAGGCTACTCAGCGAAAAAAGCGGCTCTTCTTGGAACAAAAGAAGTTGCAAAACCTGTTACAATTGCTTCTGTAACAACCATATTTTCTTTTATACCGCTTCTTATGTTGAGTGGAAAACTTGGAGAGATTGTAGCACTTATTCCTATTGCTTTTTCAGCACTTGTTATTGCATCACTGCTTGAGTCTTTCATCTTTTTACCTATTCACGCCTCTCATATACTCGGTACAAAATCAAAAACACTTTCATGGCATAAAGCACAAAAAATATATCAAAAAATTTTACATACTGTTTTTGCGTACCAAAAAACATTTTTAACTCTTTTTATGATTTTTATACCACTGCTACTATTATATTTTGTACAACATTCAAGATTTCAACTTTTTCAATCTTTTGACAGTGCAACTATAAATATAACATTTAAAGCAAATACAAATACAACACTCGAAGATTCATTGAAAATTGTTCAAACAATTGAAAAAGATATACTTGACAAACAAAATCTTTTTTTTGTCAAAGATATTAGTTCAACTGCCGGATACAGAAGGACTGCAACAGGAGTAGCCGAAATGTATCCCTATGTCGGATATGTCTCTTTAGAACTTTATAAAACAAAACAACAAAATTTTGTAGAAAAATACATTACCCCATATCTCAGTTTTTATTATGATTCCAAAGGACGAATTCGTGAATATGCATCAAAAGATATAGCAAAAAAACTGCGCTTATTTTTAAAAGAAAAAAAGTATAAAGAGCATTTTAAACTCTATGACCTTGCCGTTGTTGAAAAAAGTATGGGGCATACAAAAGCAGATATTCGCATAGGTGTTATAAGTCATAATCATAAAAGAGCAATACAGGCAGTACAAGCAATAGAATATGCTTTTAGTCAAATCAATGGCATCAAATATTTTGGTGACAATGTAAATTTAGGTAGAGATGAAATCACACTTGCCATAAACAACTATGGAAAACAACTTGGCATAACACAAAAATATCTTGGAGAGTATGTTTCAAATTTATACCTCAGTAAAAAAGTTGGTACACTCTTTGACGGTAATGAACTTTTAGATATAAAAATCAAGTCTGTTAATTATGAAGACACCCTTCAAAACTTTAAAAATTTAGAAATTCCACTTAAAGACAAGAGTATTGTCTTACTGAAAGATATATGTACTTTTACAAAAGTTGCTTCTTTGGAACGCCTGATAAAAGAGAATGGAGAAACAACTTTTTATATTTTTGCCAATGTAGATGCTTCTGTTGTAACTGCAAGTGAAGCACTTGACCAATTAACACCAATTTTACAAGAAATACAAAAAAAATATAAAATAAAACTCAAATTCAAAGGTGAGAGAGAACAAAAAAGAGTGATGCAGACAGAAATGATATTTGCATCTCTACTAGCAATAATATTAATATTTATAGCAATTTTGTATCTGTTTAATTCTTTTAAAGAAACCTTAATTATAATGAGTGTTATTCCATTTTCGCTGCTTGGTGTTTATCTTGGACATTTTTTTATGCATCTTAATATTTCGCTTCCCTCTTTAATTGGAGCACTCGGACTTGCAGGAGTCATTGTGAATGATGGTATAATTATGATGGATACCATACGTAAAGCAAAATCAGAAAATGAAATATTTGTACTTGCTTCACGCAGATTACGACCCATAATTATTACTTCACTGACTACTATTGTCGGATTATCGTCTCTCATGTTTTTTGCAACTGCTGAAACTGCCGTATTTCAACCTTTGGCAGTGAGTATGGGATTTGGATTGCTATGGGGAACAATTTTAAATCTTATTTACCTTCCAACACTTTATCTGTTTTCATCGGGTAAAAGACTTTTAGCTTAG
- a CDS encoding TonB-dependent receptor, with protein MKRDVYISLICALAINASAASINLDTIEIQSSTIDDKYQDNTTEVSNTYTMSGTEVEEFHAQNIADVLNTIPGVTVRKNENDSNKIHIRGIGAEMYMGEKPGVAIVIDGVPVQERAGSINIDMDNIESIKVIKGGASYLYGNDALAGAIIITTKRAKGKNEGVVATEQGSYGYQKYIASYNYATENFATYLQANYKKSDGYWQDSDYWTKSINGKFQYYVDDTSDVTFGFDKTKRYENDTGSITYATYDPTTQTYTYNADVNKKSYGEVGYATDYDIDLTKLFITYSKDFDNGSNLMLQVYQYDDTTTNQSAAFDSNRDGLRDDHLYDSYANTLQKGVKSEYRIDGTFAATMLGIDIARNKEDKNSKYRVNSTDRAGVLHPIGEVASDTTSKENISAVYAELKYAFTQKLTTTFNVRYDNIAYDYTNNLTAYNRETTFNEISYRAGATYKLDKKSSFYANASTGFRVPTLSQMYAGDLITSTYSGTYTNNTNIKTEKTYNYEIGYRLKTNLFSYNLSVYQLDRKDVIGRSSGNYASTRGVDVFYDNMADVRNRGVELSILSDKKQMVYFTLNYTYLDSKYTRYDEYNLILRDQITDRDYVAGVYNLTGNTIPRTSKHTVYLEGNYRVLKPLLITADVTYRSSQYADEMNQIKVNGYAVVNLRLKYNTKISHFPIEMFAKIENLFDEQYYMMPRVTGDRNDDGLYDVRDMGLTVNPGRTFLAGLSAKF; from the coding sequence ATGAAAAGAGATGTTTATATTTCCCTAATATGTGCACTTGCCATAAATGCATCTGCAGCAAGCATAAATCTGGATACCATCGAAATACAATCTTCCACAATTGATGACAAATATCAAGATAATACTACTGAAGTTTCAAACACATATACAATGAGTGGAACTGAAGTCGAAGAATTTCATGCACAAAATATTGCTGATGTTTTAAATACTATCCCAGGTGTTACTGTACGAAAAAATGAAAATGATTCTAACAAGATACATATAAGAGGTATCGGTGCCGAGATGTACATGGGTGAAAAGCCCGGTGTTGCCATAGTTATAGATGGGGTTCCTGTTCAAGAGCGCGCAGGAAGCATCAATATTGATATGGACAATATTGAATCTATTAAAGTTATTAAAGGAGGAGCTTCTTATCTGTATGGAAATGATGCACTTGCGGGGGCAATTATCATTACTACTAAAAGAGCAAAAGGAAAAAATGAAGGGGTTGTAGCAACAGAACAAGGAAGCTATGGTTACCAAAAATATATAGCCTCTTATAACTATGCAACAGAAAATTTTGCTACATATTTACAGGCAAATTACAAAAAGAGTGACGGATACTGGCAAGACTCTGATTACTGGACAAAGTCAATTAACGGTAAATTTCAGTATTATGTTGATGATACAAGTGATGTAACTTTTGGTTTTGACAAGACAAAAAGATATGAAAATGATACAGGTTCAATAACCTATGCAACATATGATCCAACAACACAAACATATACTTATAATGCAGATGTCAACAAAAAAAGTTATGGAGAAGTTGGATATGCCACGGATTATGATATTGACTTAACAAAACTTTTCATTACATACTCCAAAGATTTTGATAATGGCTCAAATCTTATGCTTCAAGTTTATCAATATGATGATACAACTACCAACCAAAGTGCCGCCTTTGATTCTAATCGTGACGGCTTAAGAGATGACCATCTTTATGACAGTTATGCAAATACACTCCAAAAAGGAGTAAAATCCGAATACCGAATTGATGGAACTTTTGCAGCCACTATGCTTGGAATTGACATAGCTCGTAACAAAGAGGATAAAAACAGTAAATATAGAGTAAACTCTACCGATCGTGCTGGCGTATTACATCCAATCGGAGAAGTTGCCAGCGATACAACTTCAAAAGAAAATATCAGCGCCGTTTATGCAGAATTAAAATATGCTTTTACACAAAAACTCACTACAACTTTTAATGTAAGATATGACAATATTGCTTATGACTATACAAACAATTTAACTGCGTACAATCGAGAAACTACTTTTAATGAAATCTCCTACAGAGCAGGTGCAACATACAAATTAGACAAAAAGTCCTCTTTTTATGCCAATGCTTCAACAGGCTTTAGAGTTCCAACCTTGTCACAAATGTATGCAGGCGATCTTATTACCTCAACATACAGTGGTACATATACAAACAATACAAATATAAAAACTGAAAAAACATACAATTATGAAATAGGATACAGACTCAAAACAAATCTGTTCTCTTATAATTTATCAGTGTACCAACTCGACAGAAAAGATGTCATAGGAAGAAGCAGTGGAAACTACGCTTCCACAAGAGGTGTTGATGTTTTTTATGATAACATGGCTGATGTGCGTAACCGAGGAGTAGAACTCAGCATCTTAAGTGATAAAAAACAAATGGTTTATTTCACTCTCAACTATACTTATTTAGACTCAAAATACACAAGATACGATGAGTATAACCTTATTTTGCGTGATCAGATAACAGATAGAGATTATGTTGCAGGCGTATACAATCTTACAGGAAATACTATTCCAAGAACTTCAAAGCATACTGTATACCTTGAAGGAAATTATAGAGTTCTAAAACCTTTACTCATTACAGCAGATGTAACTTACAGATCTTCACAATATGCAGATGAAATGAATCAAATTAAAGTCAATGGTTATGCAGTTGTAAATTTACGTCTCAAATACAATACAAAAATATCTCATTTTCCTATAGAAATGTTTGCAAAAATTGAAAACCTTTTTGATGAACAGTATTATATGATGCCTCGTGTTACTGGAGACAGAAATGATGATGGTTTGTATGATGTAAGAGATATGGGACTAACCGTTAATCCAGGAAGAACATTTTTAGCAGGATTATCTGCAAAATTTTAA
- a CDS encoding 4Fe-4S binding protein, whose protein sequence is MLKQITRDKNDIFGMPIFGFLFKNSKFLMLLRVIVTALFFYAIYFGFVHTGKENSFTPALFWGIFWSFFMVITLPTLGRVFCGICPHGFLGKYITKFGLQKKMPQWMQNRYIGIVLLVVGWWGIYYMFPGVYKTPFATALIFSIMTFIAIITYFVYKEMSYCTYICPIGTLTRAYAKLSFTWLGTYKSACNECRTFECVTACPSNLKPFTFDKRNSMTDCTLCMECSEACEAVSFKIVKPSQSLFKKFQVLPAEIWTYILILAVIPISMSFHHGINRSNAANDMIWTKTAHFVNSFLHVSTVDLVGLFAFLYALLFTVITAIVGMFIASNILKQDFKKVFYNLGYAYAPLFILGSLAHTLETFFVRGYDRIIEGFALGFGFGVINITPLAKHGESWLMIFGVLKWIAIIWALLILYKRIQLINAPKVKKILAFPFAASLIIFFLSVNIYRAYILDTYGRAKSSHGMHAQHKSVPVHRIKNAG, encoded by the coding sequence ATGCTAAAACAGATCACACGAGATAAAAATGATATTTTCGGGATGCCTATCTTTGGATTTTTATTTAAAAATTCAAAGTTTTTAATGCTACTGCGAGTGATAGTTACAGCACTTTTCTTCTATGCTATATACTTTGGATTTGTCCATACCGGCAAAGAAAACAGTTTTACTCCTGCGCTGTTTTGGGGGATTTTCTGGTCATTTTTTATGGTCATTACGCTGCCTACTCTTGGAAGGGTTTTTTGTGGTATATGTCCACATGGATTTTTAGGAAAATACATAACAAAATTCGGTTTACAAAAGAAAATGCCTCAGTGGATGCAAAACAGATATATAGGTATTGTGCTTCTAGTTGTCGGTTGGTGGGGTATTTACTATATGTTTCCTGGAGTTTATAAAACACCCTTTGCAACAGCGTTGATATTTAGTATTATGACATTTATCGCTATTATTACCTATTTTGTCTATAAAGAGATGAGTTACTGCACATACATCTGTCCTATCGGTACACTAACGCGAGCCTATGCAAAACTCTCTTTTACCTGGCTAGGAACATACAAATCAGCCTGCAATGAATGTAGAACATTTGAATGTGTTACGGCATGCCCATCAAACTTAAAACCATTTACATTTGATAAGCGTAATTCCATGACAGACTGTACACTTTGTATGGAGTGTAGTGAGGCTTGTGAAGCAGTGAGTTTTAAAATTGTCAAACCTTCTCAAAGCCTTTTTAAAAAATTTCAGGTTTTACCTGCAGAGATTTGGACCTATATACTTATACTTGCAGTTATTCCTATATCTATGTCTTTTCATCACGGTATCAATAGAAGTAATGCAGCCAATGATATGATCTGGACCAAAACAGCACACTTTGTAAATTCTTTTTTACATGTAAGCACAGTAGATTTAGTTGGACTCTTTGCATTCTTATATGCACTACTTTTTACAGTTATAACTGCAATTGTAGGAATGTTTATAGCTTCAAACATCCTCAAACAAGATTTCAAAAAAGTGTTTTACAACTTAGGATACGCATATGCACCCCTTTTTATTCTCGGTTCTCTCGCACATACACTGGAAACTTTTTTTGTGCGAGGATATGATAGAATAATAGAAGGATTTGCATTGGGCTTTGGTTTTGGTGTTATAAACATCACACCACTTGCCAAACATGGAGAAAGTTGGCTCATGATTTTTGGAGTATTAAAATGGATAGCTATAATTTGGGCACTTCTAATTTTATATAAAAGAATACAATTGATTAATGCTCCAAAAGTTAAAAAAATATTGGCATTTCCCTTTGCTGCTTCTCTTATAATCTTTTTCTTATCGGTTAATATTTACAGAGCCTATATACTAGATACATACGGAAGAGCTAAAAGTTCTCATGGTATGCACGCACAACACAAAAGTGTTCCGGTCCACCGTATAAAAAATGCAGGATAA